In Tubulanus polymorphus chromosome 8, tnTubPoly1.2, whole genome shotgun sequence, one genomic interval encodes:
- the LOC141909955 gene encoding uncharacterized protein LOC141909955, translating into MAASSVPQNRTNPTGIYTAIVLSATTMPGTYLWFYLVFASLCLILGFVGNLLIVIVMLRRKLWRRSFSRIFVQLAVCDTLALVCAYFSKYINVISYAFYGELLIKPSTRIQCISFEYFILLCLSCSPWTLVLVATERMCVVCFPFRGPRFWSPNTASKLCFSVICFLALGFSYSFVTIDVSDNGCIIKNVPTFVKPLVTSILVSAGPFILLGIMSAMTSIILFRKNGNSETTLASKYSNQVTVLVLSLCAFFMVTTFPTFVIGPFLRTNLELNHISTVLNDILAVNYSLNLYLYLMTGKVIRNELRNLIRF; encoded by the coding sequence ATGGCTGCATCTTCAGTTCCTCAGAACCGCACAAATCCCACCGGTATCTACACGGCGATCGTACTGTCTGCAACTACGATGCCTGGAACTTATCTCTGGTTTTACCTCGTGTTCGCCAGTCTTTGTTTAATTCTCGGATTCGTCGGTAATCTGCTCATCGTGATAGTGATGCTGCGACGTAAACTATGGCGACGTTCTTTCAGTCGTATTTTCGTTCAACTAGCCGTCTGCGACACTTTAGCTTTAGTCTGCGCCTATTTCAGTAAATATATTAACGTTATATCTTATGCATTTTATGGAGAATTACTGATCAAACCGTCAACGCGAATTCAGTGTATATCTTTTGAGTATTTTATATTGTTGTGCCTTTCGTGCAGTCCGTGGACGCTGGTCCTCGTAGCTACCGAGCGAATGTGCGTCGTTTGTTTTCCGTTTAGAGGTCCTCGTTTCTGGAGCCCGAATACTGCCTCGAAACTCTGTTTCTCCGTAATCTGCTTCCTAGCGCTGGGCTTTAGTTATTCATTTGTAACTATCGATGTTAGTGACAACGGTTGTATCATTAAAAATGTGCCCACATTTGTCAAGCCTTTGGTAACGTCTATTCTTGTCTCTGCGGGCCCGTTTATTTTGTTAGGCATCATGTCCGCGATGACGTCGATCATTTTATTCAGAAAAAATGGCAACTCAGAAACCACCCTAGCATCGAAATACTCAAACCAGGTAACCGTGTTGGTTCTGTCACTGTGCGCTTTTTTCATGGTTACAACGTTCCCGACGTTCGTCATCGGCCCTTTTCTCAGGACAAATCTAGAATTAAATCACATTTCCACTGTCCTCAACGATATCCTAGCGGTGAACTATTCGCTGAATCTCTACTTGTATCTGATGACGGGAAAAGTAATCAGAAACGAATTGCGCAATTTGATCCGCTTCTAA
- the LOC141909878 gene encoding elongation factor 1-delta-like, with amino-acid sequence MVHPFAFETVWFDHFRYHEAERDFYERIAQKTSTDSGDGSNSSVLVGEIARAREQIKHSLNAPGSGVIDSELANKVEKLVIDNEQLKRTVEDLSALVKKMDVRITALEKS; translated from the exons atggtTCATCCGTTCGCTTTTGAAACCGTTTGGTTCGACCATTTCCGTTACCATGAAGCCGAAAGAGATTTCTACGAACGTATCGCGCAAAAAACCTCCACGGACTCCGGCGACGGTTCAAACTCC AGTGTACTGGTCGGTGAGATAGCGAGGGCTCGCGAACAAATCAAACACTCACTCAATGCACCG GGTAGCGGTGTCATCGACTCGGAACTCGCCAACAAAGTCGAGAAACTCGTCATCGACAACGAACAATTGAAAAGAA CCGTCGAAGATTTGTCAGCTCTGGTGAAGAAAATGGACGTTCGAATTACCGCGTTGGAAAAATCTTGA